In one Pseudomonas sp. Bout1 genomic region, the following are encoded:
- a CDS encoding NUDIX hydrolase, translating into MGKDKACPVVLRTRQSLEILAFKHPLAGLQLVKGSVEPGESTGAAAIRELQEEAGITGKVIRDLGTWHSASTGHTWAFHQCQVAEELPDTWTHFAEDDGGHEFQFFWHSLAGEPSEEWHQVFKDALSFLKPRLAEI; encoded by the coding sequence ATGGGAAAAGACAAGGCATGTCCGGTCGTTCTGCGAACCCGCCAATCCCTGGAAATCCTCGCCTTCAAACACCCATTGGCCGGTCTTCAACTGGTCAAGGGCAGCGTGGAGCCAGGCGAAAGCACCGGCGCAGCTGCGATTCGGGAATTACAAGAAGAAGCCGGGATAACCGGCAAGGTGATACGTGACCTGGGCACTTGGCACTCAGCGTCCACGGGGCATACATGGGCCTTTCACCAATGCCAGGTCGCGGAAGAGCTGCCAGATACCTGGACGCATTTTGCAGAGGATGATGGCGGCCACGAGTTCCAGTTCTTCTGGCACTCACTGGCGGGCGAACCGTCAGAAGAGTGGCATCAGGTGTTTAAAGATGCCTTGAGTTTTCTAAAACCGCGCCTTGCCGAGATCTAA
- the phnF gene encoding phosphonate metabolism transcriptional regulator PhnF — MQLSRQDEPVYRELADILRRELSSYQAGDFLPGEVQLAERFGVNRHTLRRAIDELVFEGSLLRRQGKGTQVLDRPLIYPMGPETSYSQSLSAQGVGVEAMLLKRRYCFASRDEAQQLGIAEMAPMIELQTLRKLDHQPVSLIRHRYCASHAPLLADYNGGSLRQYLRERDLPLTRTQSLIGARLPNRDEAALLMMPRHLPALTVFTLSRDRDGRPVELAQSTSRSDRFQYQVVT, encoded by the coding sequence ATGCAGTTGTCTAGACAAGATGAGCCGGTGTACCGCGAACTCGCCGACATCCTGCGCCGCGAACTCAGCAGCTACCAGGCCGGCGACTTCCTGCCGGGCGAGGTGCAGTTGGCCGAACGGTTTGGCGTCAACCGCCACACTTTGCGCCGCGCCATCGATGAGCTGGTGTTCGAAGGCAGCCTGTTGCGCCGCCAGGGCAAAGGCACCCAGGTATTGGACCGCCCGTTGATATACCCGATGGGCCCCGAGACCTCCTACAGCCAGTCGTTGTCGGCCCAAGGCGTGGGCGTGGAAGCGATGCTGCTCAAGCGCCGCTACTGCTTCGCCAGCCGCGATGAAGCGCAGCAATTGGGCATCGCCGAGATGGCGCCAATGATCGAGCTGCAAACCCTGCGCAAGCTCGACCACCAGCCCGTCAGCCTGATCCGCCATCGCTACTGCGCCAGCCATGCGCCGCTGCTGGCGGACTACAACGGTGGCTCTCTGCGCCAGTACCTGCGTGAGCGCGACCTGCCGTTGACCCGCACCCAAAGCCTGATCGGCGCGCGCTTGCCCAACCGCGACGAAGCCGCGCTGCTGATGATGCCCCGGCACTTGCCGGCGCTGACCGTATTCACCCTTTCCCGCGATCGCGACGGCCGCCCGGTGGAGCTGGCGCAGTCCACCAGCCGTTCGGATCGCTTTCAGTACCAAGTGGTGACCTGA
- a CDS encoding DsbE family thiol:disulfide interchange protein: MKRWLMVLPLAAFLVVAVFLYRGLYLDPAELPSAMIGKPFPAFSLPTVQGDKTLTQADLLGKPALVNVWGTWCISCRVEHPVLNKLAENGVVIYGINYKDDNAAALKWLAEFHNPYQLDIRDEDGNLGLNLGVYGAPETFFIDAKGVIRDKYVGVIDEVVWREQLAAKYQALVDEAKP, encoded by the coding sequence ATGAAGCGTTGGTTGATGGTGTTACCGCTGGCGGCGTTTCTGGTGGTGGCGGTGTTCTTGTATCGCGGCCTGTACCTGGACCCTGCCGAGCTGCCGTCGGCCATGATCGGCAAGCCATTCCCGGCGTTCTCCCTGCCGACCGTGCAGGGCGACAAGACCCTGACCCAGGCTGATCTGCTGGGCAAACCGGCATTGGTCAACGTGTGGGGCACCTGGTGTATTTCATGCCGCGTCGAGCACCCCGTGCTGAACAAGCTGGCCGAAAACGGCGTGGTGATCTACGGCATCAACTACAAGGACGACAATGCTGCCGCCTTGAAGTGGCTGGCCGAGTTCCACAACCCCTACCAGCTGGATATCCGCGACGAAGACGGCAACCTCGGGTTGAACCTTGGCGTATACGGCGCCCCGGAAACCTTCTTTATCGACGCCAAGGGCGTGATCCGCGACAAGTACGTGGGTGTGATCGACGAAGTGGTGTGGCGCGAGCAACTGGCCGCCAAGTACCAGGCGCTGGTGGATGAGGCCAAGCCATGA
- the phnC gene encoding phosphonate ABC transporter ATP-binding protein has translation MTPAIHVDHLNKTFAKKSALVDLELTVGTGEMVALIGASGSGKSTLLRHLAGLACCDKSNGGSVKVLGREVQASGRLNGKVRRLRADIGYIFQQFNLVNRLSVLDNVLLGCLGRMPRWRGNLGLFNAEEKHFAMESLARVGLADLAAQRASTLSGGQQQRVAIARALTQRAEVILADEPIASLDPESARKVMEILADINGRDGKTVVVTLHQVDYAMRYCPRAVALKGGRIHFDGQASELNSQFLNDLYGADVDTSLMFSDQTRTTVVPARLALARA, from the coding sequence ATGACTCCAGCTATCCATGTCGATCATCTGAACAAGACCTTTGCGAAAAAATCCGCACTGGTCGACCTCGAACTCACCGTTGGCACCGGTGAGATGGTCGCGCTGATTGGCGCTTCCGGCTCCGGCAAGTCGACCTTGCTGCGCCACCTCGCGGGCCTGGCCTGTTGCGACAAGAGCAACGGCGGCAGCGTCAAGGTGCTGGGCCGGGAAGTGCAGGCCAGCGGGCGGTTGAATGGCAAGGTGCGACGCTTGCGCGCCGACATCGGCTATATCTTCCAGCAGTTCAACCTGGTCAACCGCCTGAGCGTGCTCGACAACGTGCTGCTCGGTTGCCTGGGCCGCATGCCGCGCTGGCGCGGCAACCTCGGGTTGTTCAATGCCGAGGAAAAACACTTCGCCATGGAGTCCCTGGCCCGCGTCGGCCTGGCGGACCTGGCCGCACAACGCGCCTCTACTTTGTCCGGCGGCCAGCAGCAACGCGTGGCGATCGCCCGGGCCCTGACCCAGCGCGCCGAAGTGATCCTGGCCGATGAACCCATTGCCTCGCTCGACCCGGAATCGGCGCGCAAGGTCATGGAGATCCTCGCCGACATCAACGGCCGCGACGGCAAGACCGTGGTGGTCACCCTGCACCAAGTCGATTACGCCATGCGTTATTGCCCGCGAGCCGTGGCGCTCAAGGGCGGGCGGATTCATTTCGATGGGCAGGCAAGCGAGCTGAACAGCCAGTTCCTCAATGATTTGTACGGTGCCGATGTCGACACCAGCCTGATGTTTTCCGACCAGACCCGCACCACCGTCGTCCCCGCACGGCTGGCCCTGGCTCGCGCTTGA
- the phnD gene encoding phosphonate ABC transporter substrate-binding protein, whose protein sequence is MLNRIGHVFLSAVLLASVAMGNAQAADKAINFGIMSTESSQNLKSIWQPFLDDMHTKTGLTINATFASDYAGLIQGMRFNKVDVAWLGNKAAMEAVDRSNGEIFAQTAAANGAAGYWSVLIVRKDSPINNVEDMLKNAKNLTFGNGDPNSTSGYLVPGYYVFAKNHVDAATAFKRTLNSSHEVNALSVAKGQLDVATFNTESWDRLAVTQPDKAAMLKVIWKSPLIPADPMVWSKALSDSEKAKIRDFFAHYGDTDEEKAVLKNMQLGKFLKSSDDQLLPIRQLELFKQRTTISADDHLEAADKTKKLADIDADLAKLQQRITELDKKTAANG, encoded by the coding sequence ATGTTGAACCGTATCGGTCATGTGTTTCTGTCCGCCGTCTTGCTCGCCAGCGTGGCCATGGGCAATGCCCAGGCCGCCGACAAGGCGATCAATTTCGGCATCATGTCCACCGAGTCCTCGCAGAACCTCAAGAGCATCTGGCAGCCATTTCTGGATGACATGCACACCAAGACCGGCCTCACCATCAACGCCACCTTCGCCTCCGACTATGCTGGCCTGATCCAGGGCATGCGCTTCAACAAGGTCGACGTGGCCTGGCTGGGCAACAAGGCCGCGATGGAAGCGGTGGACCGTTCCAACGGCGAAATCTTCGCCCAGACCGCCGCCGCCAACGGTGCCGCCGGTTACTGGAGCGTGCTGATCGTGCGCAAGGACAGCCCGATCAACAACGTTGAAGACATGCTCAAGAATGCCAAGAACCTGACCTTCGGCAACGGCGACCCGAACTCCACCTCGGGCTACCTGGTACCCGGTTACTACGTGTTCGCCAAGAACCATGTCGACGCCGCCACCGCCTTCAAACGCACCCTCAACTCCAGCCATGAAGTCAACGCACTGAGCGTGGCCAAGGGGCAGTTGGACGTCGCCACGTTCAACACCGAAAGCTGGGATCGCCTGGCTGTCACTCAGCCGGACAAAGCGGCAATGCTCAAGGTGATCTGGAAGTCGCCGCTGATCCCCGCCGACCCGATGGTGTGGAGCAAGGCCCTGAGCGACAGCGAGAAGGCCAAGATCCGCGATTTCTTCGCCCACTACGGTGACACCGACGAAGAGAAGGCCGTGCTCAAGAACATGCAACTGGGCAAGTTCCTCAAGTCCAGTGACGACCAGCTGTTGCCGATCCGCCAACTGGAGCTGTTCAAGCAGCGCACCACCATCAGCGCCGACGATCACCTGGAAGCGGCCGACAAGACCAAGAAGCTCGCCGACATCGACGCCGACCTCGCGAAGCTGCAACAGCGCATCACCGAACTGGACAAAAAAACCGCTGCCAACGGCTAA
- a CDS encoding MFS transporter, whose translation MSGLPMTSEPSTAPAVAPRGKIIMMAVIAGAVITNIYCTQPILPLIASDMGVDVTTVDLVAGSALLGFATGLALLLPMGDRFDRRKLVLGQIALAFCFALAAAFSPSILALIGASFGLGIVSCVPQQLVPFAAVMSQPHERGRNVGTVVSGIMVGILLGRTIAGVVGEAYGWRAVYAMEAAFMIPVWIAAAKLLPRGVPSTNLSYPRLLASLWPLMRDNSPIRQSMMVQALLWACFNAFWVNLAALLAHGPWQLGSAWAGGFGIIGAAGALAASLGGQAADRMGSRTVIGASIGTVTVAYLMLAGAETSLVLLVLGVIVLDIGVQAGLVSNQTRAFAVDPKAQGRINSLYMTATFFGGAVGATVSGWLMTRLGWSGIVEFGVALGVIAGVIHWLSAPHRAQARA comes from the coding sequence GTGAGTGGCCTGCCGATGACATCCGAACCTTCCACAGCACCTGCGGTTGCGCCGCGCGGCAAGATCATCATGATGGCGGTGATCGCCGGCGCGGTGATTACCAATATTTACTGCACCCAGCCGATCCTGCCGCTGATCGCTTCGGACATGGGCGTGGACGTGACCACCGTCGACCTGGTGGCCGGTTCCGCCCTGCTGGGGTTTGCCACCGGCTTGGCGTTGCTGCTGCCGATGGGCGACCGCTTTGACCGGCGCAAGCTGGTGCTGGGGCAGATCGCGCTGGCGTTCTGTTTCGCCCTCGCGGCCGCGTTTTCACCAAGTATCTTGGCGTTGATCGGGGCGTCATTCGGCTTGGGGATTGTGAGCTGTGTACCGCAGCAACTGGTGCCGTTTGCGGCGGTGATGTCGCAGCCCCATGAGCGAGGGCGCAATGTGGGGACAGTGGTCAGCGGGATCATGGTGGGGATTCTGCTCGGGCGCACTATCGCCGGTGTAGTCGGTGAGGCTTATGGCTGGCGGGCGGTGTACGCGATGGAAGCGGCCTTCATGATTCCGGTGTGGATCGCTGCGGCCAAGCTGCTGCCACGGGGCGTGCCTAGCACCAACCTGTCTTACCCTCGCCTGCTGGCCTCGCTGTGGCCGCTGATGCGCGATAACAGCCCGATTCGCCAATCGATGATGGTGCAGGCGTTGTTGTGGGCTTGCTTCAATGCGTTTTGGGTGAATCTGGCGGCACTGTTGGCTCATGGGCCATGGCAATTGGGCAGCGCCTGGGCCGGTGGTTTCGGGATTATTGGTGCAGCTGGTGCGCTGGCCGCTTCGCTGGGTGGCCAGGCGGCGGACCGCATGGGTTCACGCACAGTGATTGGCGCCAGTATCGGCACCGTGACCGTGGCCTATCTGATGCTGGCGGGTGCCGAGACATCGCTTGTCTTGCTGGTGCTGGGGGTGATTGTGCTGGATATCGGCGTGCAGGCGGGGCTGGTATCTAACCAGACGCGAGCGTTTGCGGTGGACCCGAAAGCCCAGGGGCGCATCAACAGCCTGTACATGACCGCAACGTTTTTTGGCGGCGCGGTGGGTGCCACGGTCAGTGGCTGGTTGATGACGCGGCTGGGCTGGTCGGGGATTGTCGAGTTTGGTGTGGCGCTGGGGGTGATTGCTGGCGTGATCCATTGGCTGAGTGCGCCGCATCGGGCGCAAGCACGAGCGTAA
- the phnG gene encoding phosphonate C-P lyase system protein PhnG, translating into MNLSPRQHWIGVLARAFRSELLPHEDALRDVDYQLIRAPEIGMTLVRGRMGGNGAPFNVGEMSVTRCVVRLADGRTGYSYLAGRDKVHAELAALADAHLQSAHPSIWVSDLIGALANAQAERRAQKEADTAATKVEFFTLVRGEN; encoded by the coding sequence ATGAACCTGTCCCCGCGTCAACACTGGATCGGCGTGCTCGCCCGCGCCTTTCGCAGTGAATTGCTGCCCCATGAAGACGCCCTGCGCGATGTGGATTACCAACTGATCCGCGCCCCGGAAATCGGCATGACCCTGGTACGCGGCCGCATGGGCGGCAATGGTGCGCCGTTCAACGTCGGCGAAATGAGCGTGACCCGCTGCGTGGTGCGCCTGGCTGACGGCCGTACCGGCTACAGCTACCTGGCCGGGCGCGACAAGGTCCACGCCGAATTGGCCGCGCTGGCCGACGCCCATTTGCAGAGTGCACACCCGAGTATCTGGGTCAGCGATTTGATCGGCGCACTGGCCAACGCCCAGGCCGAACGCCGGGCGCAAAAAGAGGCCGACACCGCCGCCACCAAGGTCGAGTTCTTCACCCTGGTTCGAGGAGAAAACTGA
- a CDS encoding LysR family transcriptional regulator, which yields MNRLESMSIFVAVVDAGSLTAAARRLDMPLASVSRKMAELETHLKTRLLHRTTRQLSLTDAGGSYLAACRRILEDISEAERAATGEYSEPRGELVVTAPVVFGRLHIVPVVAEFLAQYPQIDINLILTDRVVHLMEEHCDVAVRIGELPDSSLKAMQVGAVRRVVCASPAYLAARGVPAEPQDLAGHDCITFEVLASQGAWGFGAGKTGVSVPVHSRLSVNTAEAAIAAATLGVGVIRVLSYQVADAVREEALAVVLEAYESAPLPISLVHKGQSPLPLKLRAFLDFVMPRLRARTAQ from the coding sequence ATGAACCGCCTTGAATCCATGTCCATCTTCGTTGCCGTGGTTGATGCGGGCAGCCTGACGGCTGCAGCGCGGCGCCTCGACATGCCGCTGGCCAGTGTCAGCCGCAAGATGGCCGAGCTTGAGACGCACTTGAAAACCCGCCTTTTGCACCGGACCACGCGCCAATTGTCGTTGACCGATGCGGGTGGCTCCTACCTGGCGGCGTGCCGGCGCATCCTTGAAGACATCAGCGAGGCCGAGCGCGCCGCTACCGGCGAATATTCCGAGCCCCGGGGCGAGTTGGTGGTCACCGCGCCCGTGGTCTTCGGGCGGCTGCACATCGTGCCGGTGGTGGCGGAATTCCTCGCGCAGTACCCGCAGATCGACATCAACCTGATCCTCACCGACCGCGTCGTGCACCTGATGGAAGAGCATTGCGATGTGGCCGTGCGGATTGGCGAACTGCCCGACAGCTCGCTCAAGGCCATGCAAGTGGGCGCGGTGCGGCGCGTGGTGTGTGCCAGCCCGGCGTACCTGGCCGCTCGCGGTGTACCGGCTGAACCTCAGGACTTGGCAGGGCATGACTGCATCACCTTTGAAGTGCTGGCGTCGCAAGGGGCTTGGGGATTTGGCGCGGGTAAAACCGGGGTCTCGGTGCCGGTGCACTCGCGGTTGTCGGTCAACACCGCGGAAGCGGCGATTGCGGCGGCGACATTGGGGGTTGGGGTGATTCGGGTGCTGTCGTATCAGGTGGCGGATGCGGTGCGGGAAGAGGCACTGGCGGTGGTGCTTGAGGCGTATGAGTCGGCGCCGCTGCCCATTAGCCTGGTGCACAAAGGGCAGTCGCCATTGCCGCTGAAGCTGCGGGCGTTTCTGGATTTTGTGATGCCGCGATTGCGGGCACGCACCGCCCAATAA
- a CDS encoding cytochrome c-type biogenesis protein, with translation MKRWLAAAVLGLSMVGVAHAAIDTYEFAKDGDRERFRELTKELRCPKCQNQDIADSNAPIAADLRKEIFRMLGEGKDNQQIIDFMVDRYGDFVRYKPALTGKTALLWFGPAGLLLAGVVVMAVIVRRRRVAPADGSDSLSVDERQRLDQLLDKKTDD, from the coding sequence ATGAAGCGTTGGTTAGCCGCCGCTGTATTGGGCTTGAGCATGGTCGGTGTGGCTCACGCGGCCATCGACACCTACGAATTTGCCAAGGACGGTGACCGCGAGCGTTTTCGCGAGCTGACCAAGGAACTGCGCTGCCCCAAATGCCAGAACCAGGACATCGCCGACTCCAACGCGCCGATCGCCGCCGACCTGCGCAAAGAGATCTTCCGCATGCTCGGCGAGGGCAAGGACAATCAGCAGATCATCGACTTCATGGTCGATCGCTACGGTGATTTTGTGCGCTACAAACCGGCGCTTACCGGCAAGACCGCGCTGCTGTGGTTCGGCCCCGCCGGGCTGTTGCTCGCGGGAGTGGTGGTGATGGCGGTGATTGTGCGCCGCCGGCGTGTCGCCCCGGCCGATGGCTCGGATTCGCTTTCCGTCGATGAGCGTCAACGCCTCGACCAACTGCTGGACAAAAAAACTGATGATTGA
- the phnE gene encoding phosphonate ABC transporter, permease protein PhnE has translation MTTLHAEAVGKRTWPQYLGWGLFLIVLAWAWHGAEMNPLALYRDSGNMATFAADFFPPDFHEWRSYLKEMIVTVQIALWGTVLAIVCSVPLGILCADNITPWWIHQPLRRVMDAFRSINEMVFAMLFVVAVGLGPFAGVLALWISTTGVLAKLFAEAVEAIDPGPVEGVRATGASALQEVIYGVIPQVMPLWVSYALYRFEANVRSATVVGMVGAGGIGVILWENIRAFQFVQTCAVLLVIIVVVSCIDVLSQRLRKQFI, from the coding sequence ATGACTACCTTGCATGCTGAAGCAGTGGGTAAAAGGACTTGGCCGCAATATCTGGGCTGGGGCCTGTTCCTGATCGTGCTGGCCTGGGCCTGGCACGGCGCCGAGATGAACCCGCTGGCGCTGTACCGCGACTCCGGAAACATGGCGACCTTCGCCGCCGACTTCTTTCCGCCGGACTTCCACGAATGGCGCTCCTACCTCAAGGAGATGATCGTCACCGTGCAAATCGCCCTCTGGGGCACGGTGCTGGCGATTGTCTGCTCGGTGCCGCTGGGCATTCTGTGCGCCGACAACATCACCCCTTGGTGGATTCACCAGCCGCTGCGCCGGGTGATGGATGCGTTCCGTTCGATCAACGAAATGGTCTTCGCGATGTTGTTCGTCGTCGCCGTCGGCCTCGGTCCCTTTGCCGGTGTCCTGGCCTTGTGGATCAGCACCACCGGCGTCCTCGCCAAGCTGTTCGCCGAAGCCGTCGAAGCCATCGACCCCGGCCCGGTTGAAGGCGTAAGAGCCACCGGCGCCAGTGCCTTGCAAGAGGTGATCTACGGCGTGATCCCGCAAGTGATGCCGCTGTGGGTCTCGTATGCGCTCTACCGCTTCGAAGCCAACGTGCGCTCCGCCACGGTGGTGGGGATGGTCGGTGCCGGCGGGATCGGCGTGATCCTGTGGGAAAACATCCGCGCCTTCCAGTTCGTGCAGACCTGCGCGGTGCTGCTGGTGATCATCGTGGTGGTGAGCTGTATCGACGTGTTGTCCCAACGCCTGCGCAAGCAGTTCATCTGA
- the phnH gene encoding phosphonate C-P lyase system protein PhnH: MNAQLLQPAFVDPVLDAQRGFRGALKALAEPGLIQSLPAAPSLEGLAPATYALCLALLDVDTPLWLAPGFDTPLIRANLAFHCGCPLTANREEATFALLAEQDLLDLSGFDHGNDRYPDQSCTLLVQLTDLEAGRGLNWRGPGIKTQRQVNVPVPQAFWLERERRETFPRGLDVLFAAGHHLIGLPRSTRIAQERA; encoded by the coding sequence ATGAATGCCCAACTCTTGCAACCGGCGTTTGTGGACCCGGTGCTGGACGCCCAACGCGGTTTTCGTGGGGCGCTCAAGGCCCTCGCCGAGCCTGGTTTGATCCAGTCCTTGCCCGCCGCCCCGAGCCTTGAAGGCCTGGCGCCGGCCACCTACGCGCTGTGCCTGGCGCTGCTGGACGTGGACACACCGCTGTGGCTCGCGCCGGGGTTCGACACGCCGCTGATTCGCGCCAATTTGGCCTTTCACTGCGGTTGCCCGCTGACCGCCAACCGGGAAGAAGCCACGTTTGCCTTGCTCGCAGAGCAGGACCTGCTCGACCTCAGCGGATTCGACCACGGCAACGACCGCTACCCGGATCAGTCCTGCACTTTGCTGGTCCAGTTGACCGACCTGGAGGCCGGTCGCGGCTTGAACTGGCGCGGCCCGGGGATCAAGACCCAGCGCCAGGTCAACGTGCCGGTGCCCCAGGCGTTCTGGCTGGAACGTGAACGTCGCGAAACCTTCCCCCGTGGCCTGGACGTGTTGTTCGCCGCCGGCCATCACCTGATCGGCCTGCCACGCAGTACCCGAATTGCACAGGAGCGTGCCTGA
- a CDS encoding carbon-phosphorus lyase complex subunit PhnI gives MYVAVKGGEQAIDNAHRLLAKKRRGDTSIPELGVEQIREQLPLAVARVMSEGSLYDTELAALAIKQAAGDLVEAIFLLRAYRTTLPRFSPSLPIDTAQMVLSRRLSATFKDVPGGQLLGPTFDYTHRLLDFALLADGEYPGPQTTPDATLEPCPRVLGLLAKEGLIKNESDDTASVADITRDPLEYPANRAQRLQALARGDEGFLLALGYSTQRGYGRNHPFAGEIRIGDVEVWIDPEELGFPVCLGSIEVTECEMVNQFVGSATELAQFTRGYGLAFGHAERKAMGMALVDRSLRANEFNEEIVSPAQQEEFVLSHCDNVEAAGFVSHLKLPHYVDFQSELELIRKLRQPAEGTRHE, from the coding sequence ATGTACGTAGCCGTCAAGGGTGGCGAACAGGCCATCGACAATGCCCACCGCCTGCTGGCAAAAAAACGCCGGGGCGATACTTCCATTCCAGAACTTGGCGTGGAGCAGATCCGCGAGCAACTGCCGCTGGCGGTCGCCCGGGTGATGAGCGAAGGCTCGCTGTACGACACCGAGTTGGCCGCACTGGCGATCAAGCAGGCGGCTGGGGACCTGGTGGAAGCGATCTTCCTGCTGCGGGCCTACCGCACCACGTTGCCGCGCTTCAGCCCGAGCCTGCCGATCGATACGGCGCAGATGGTGCTCAGTCGGCGTTTGTCGGCCACCTTCAAGGATGTACCGGGCGGGCAATTGCTGGGCCCGACCTTCGACTACACCCATCGCCTGCTGGACTTCGCGCTGCTGGCCGACGGTGAATACCCTGGCCCGCAAACCACGCCGGATGCCACCCTTGAACCGTGCCCACGGGTGCTCGGCTTGTTGGCCAAGGAAGGCCTGATCAAGAACGAATCCGACGACACCGCCAGCGTCGCCGACATCACCCGCGACCCGCTGGAGTACCCGGCCAACCGCGCCCAGCGCCTGCAAGCCCTGGCCCGTGGTGATGAAGGTTTCCTGCTGGCGCTGGGTTACTCGACCCAACGCGGTTACGGCCGCAACCACCCGTTCGCCGGCGAGATTCGCATCGGCGATGTGGAGGTGTGGATCGACCCTGAAGAACTGGGTTTCCCGGTTTGCCTGGGCAGCATCGAAGTCACCGAGTGCGAGATGGTCAACCAGTTCGTCGGTTCGGCCACCGAGCTGGCGCAGTTCACGCGCGGCTACGGCCTGGCCTTCGGGCATGCCGAGCGCAAGGCCATGGGCATGGCGCTGGTGGACCGCTCGCTACGCGCCAACGAGTTCAACGAAGAGATCGTCTCGCCGGCCCAGCAAGAAGAATTCGTGCTGTCGCACTGCGACAACGTCGAGGCGGCGGGCTTTGTTTCCCACCTCAAATTGCCTCACTACGTGGACTTCCAGTCCGAGCTGGAACTGATCCGCAAACTGCGCCAACCGGCCGAGGGCACCCGCCATGAATGA
- the ccmI gene encoding c-type cytochrome biogenesis protein CcmI: MIDFWLAAGLLLLIALSFLLIPVLRGRRAQREEDRTALNVALYQERVAELQTQQSEGVLDAAQLDSGRAEAARELLADTEGVEKPRESRLGKPLPLLAAFLVPVLGVVLYLHYGASDKVELTREFSQPPVSMEDMTRRLERAAAAQPDSPEGLYFLGRAYMAQDRSADAAKVFERTVALAGRQPELLGQWAQAQYFADNKQWSPKVQALTDEALKLDPKEVTSLGLLGIAAFEGQRYQEAIDYWNRLLAQLPPEDNSRAALQGGIDRAAEKLKESGGSVAPVKAQKQMQVRVDLAADVKAKALPTDSVFIFARAVKGPPAPLAAKRVTVADLPITVELGDSDAMMPQLKLSNFPEVQLVARISRAGVPTAGEWIGRSQPLASSTTALQQLTIDSPDH; encoded by the coding sequence ATGATTGATTTCTGGCTCGCAGCCGGTCTGCTGCTTCTGATTGCCTTGAGTTTCCTGCTGATCCCGGTATTACGCGGCCGCCGCGCCCAGCGTGAAGAGGATCGCACCGCGCTGAACGTGGCGCTGTATCAAGAACGCGTGGCAGAACTGCAAACCCAGCAGTCCGAAGGCGTGCTGGATGCGGCGCAACTGGACAGCGGCCGCGCTGAAGCGGCACGTGAGTTGCTGGCCGATACCGAAGGTGTGGAAAAGCCTCGTGAGTCGCGCCTCGGCAAACCGTTGCCCTTGCTCGCAGCCTTTCTGGTGCCAGTGCTGGGCGTGGTGCTGTACCTGCATTACGGGGCCAGCGACAAGGTCGAACTGACTCGCGAATTCTCCCAGCCGCCGGTGTCCATGGAAGACATGACCCGCCGCTTGGAGCGTGCAGCAGCGGCCCAACCGGATTCGCCGGAAGGCTTGTACTTCCTCGGTCGCGCCTACATGGCCCAGGACCGTTCGGCCGATGCGGCCAAAGTCTTCGAGCGCACCGTGGCCTTGGCCGGTCGCCAGCCTGAGTTGCTCGGCCAGTGGGCCCAGGCGCAGTACTTTGCCGACAACAAACAGTGGTCGCCCAAGGTCCAGGCCTTGACCGACGAAGCGCTGAAGCTCGACCCGAAAGAAGTCACCAGCCTCGGCCTGCTGGGTATCGCAGCCTTTGAAGGCCAGCGTTACCAGGAAGCGATCGACTACTGGAACCGCCTGCTGGCGCAACTGCCGCCGGAAGACAACTCCCGTGCCGCGCTGCAAGGCGGGATCGACCGCGCCGCCGAGAAGCTCAAAGAGAGCGGCGGTAGCGTGGCGCCCGTGAAGGCACAAAAACAGATGCAAGTTCGCGTCGACCTTGCTGCCGATGTGAAGGCCAAGGCCTTGCCGACCGACAGCGTGTTCATCTTCGCCCGTGCCGTGAAAGGCCCGCCGGCGCCGTTGGCCGCCAAGCGCGTGACTGTGGCCGACCTGCCGATCACCGTCGAACTGGGTGATTCTGATGCGATGATGCCGCAGTTGAAACTGTCCAACTTTCCCGAAGTCCAACTGGTTGCGCGCATATCCCGGGCAGGTGTTCCGACAGCTGGCGAGTGGATCGGCCGCAGCCAACCGCTGGCCAGCAGCACTACTGCGCTGCAGCAGCTGACCATTGACAGTCCGGACCACTAA